A window of the Podospora bellae-mahoneyi strain CBS 112042 chromosome 6, whole genome shotgun sequence genome harbors these coding sequences:
- the Ptp2 gene encoding phosphotyrosine-specific ptp2-like protein (EggNog:ENOG503NW1A; COG:T), which translates to MPPEPRASDRAAYYTMKTTTGLSTTQAPGHSRTNSQSFFSNKGTGTPLSSPRPPHSVGQQYPPKSSPGTGRGSAMDARTPSPNYFGLAVDSGADPRESALLPHENWSTPTSSVKSFAAAIPKHLPLDANPEFEAFRRQIDANKGRSGFSLSATHFNITSGGPFAPTVSTPSAQQRPRPPRSQTHGCNLPENPLPRPSLPTESGSWGPGDNPCQPAVEKDSYQGAPHLSTESRLGIKGFKNPPFFLGLAKPPSQEWEKLNSSISEASGRPGRKIETPSPTFSQQTHDGQQATQGCGEPDMIPPTALKQLLDKSKGEDLLLLDIRVSPQFAQARIKGALNLCIPTTLLKRATFNLEKLQQTFQADRDQDKFAKWQTSSHLVVYDAASADKRDATSALNMIKKFTNEGYSGTTSILRGGFNAFVLAYPNLVDRSSNMISPSLSLGGAGSATNGTRTNVPPVIGGVMLPTTNDKIDPFFSNIRQNQDLVDGVGQMDVGVPTGLDKNRLPRWLQEAIEISDHGKRVSDKFLRIELTEQSRMKLAYAAFASSKNHGPRTETQVRLSGVEQGGKNRYKDILPFEHARVKLQGRPEGACDYVNASHIQAKRSYKRYIASQGPLPATFEDFWSVVWDNDVRVIVMLTAESEGGQLKCHPYWKGRDFGPVRLRLLSEKKISLDIDKHRAGSTAANDESAPTQSNDHASTIPEGGRRRAHTTTTPNSKTPGSQYGTTQAAETPFVTIRKFALSHAMEPFAPIREITHLHYTSWPDFGAPAQPSHLLALVELANVMQRAALPNDPTVTTSQAQPRHDSGSYFDPSPPLRPDSLSTTVQRTSYDAPEPVEKSRPMLVHCSAGCGRTGAFCTVDSVIDMLKRQRQQQQQHSVAAQASSSTVHRCSSNKRTSQDGWDDDDDDGRGKRLALQQDRDTRVDPEGDVTMAMDEGFVVLPRQTAAPSPFTSQANGFPGFSGGGESIDTAWLEDDSVDLIARTVEDFRGQRLSMVQSLRQFVLCYETVLEWIWRVEEGGGAGGGLLGRARGRSGSLAF; encoded by the exons ATGCCTCCAGAACCAAGAGCCAGCGACCGGGCCGCGTATTACacgatgaagacgacgactGGTTTGTCGACGACACAAGCACCAGGTCACTCCCGCACCAACTCCCAGTCTTTCTTTTCCAACAAGGGCACCGGCACCCCATTATCTTCGCCTCGCCCGCCCCATTCTGTTGGTCAACAGTATCCCCCCAAGTCATCACCCGGTACAGGTCGAGGGAGTGCTATGGACGCTCGTACTCCGAGCCCAAATTACTTTGGTCTCGCCGTGGACTCTGGTGCCGACCCACGAGAATCGGCGCTTCTGCCGCACGAGAACTGGAGCACCCCAACGTCCTCGGTCAAGTCCTTTGCCGCTGCCATACCAAAACACTTGCCGCTAGATGCCAACCCAGAGTTTGAGGCCTTCAGGCGACAGATTGACGCAAACAAGGGGCGCTCTGGGTTTAGCCTCTCCGCCACACACTTCAACATCACAAGTGGAGGCCCGTTCGCTCCGACAGTATCAACCCCTTCTGCCCAACAACGGCCTCGCCCACCACGATCACAAACCCATGGATGTAATTTGCCAGAAAACCCGCTGCCGCGGCCATCACTACCAACAGAGTCCGGCAGCTGGGGGCCGGGGGACAACCCCTGCCAGCCAGCCGTGGAAAAGGACAGTTATCAAGGTGCGCCCCACCTCTCGACAGAGTCGAGGCTTGGGATCAAGGGATTCAAAAATCCTCCTTTTTTCCTGGGTCTTGCAAAGCCGCCGAGCCAGGAGTGGGAGAAACTCAACTCATCCATCTCCGAAGCAAGCGGTCGACCCGGCCGCAAAATTGAGACGCCCTCGCCTACTTTCAGCCAACAGACACATGACGGTCAGCAGGCAACACAAGGATGCGGCGAGCCTGACATGATCCCACCAACGGCGCTCAAACAACTCCTGGATAAGAGCAAAGGGGAAGACCTTCTGCTGCTAGACATCAGGGTTTCTCCCCAGTTTGCTCAAGCGAGGATCAAGGGCGCCCTGAACCTGTGTATTCCAACCACCCTGTTGAAGAGGGCAACCTTCAACCTCGAGAAGCTTCAACAGACTTTCCAGGCAGACCGGGACCAGGACAAGTTCGCCAAGTGGCAGACATCGAGTCATCTGGTTGTGTACGATGCCGCGTCCGCCGACAAGCGTGACGCGACCTCGGCTCTGAACATGATCAAAAAGTTCACCAACGAGGGCTATTCGGGAACCACGAGCATTCTACGCGGTGGCTTTAACGCCTTTGTCTTGGCGTATCCAAACTTAGTCGATCGCTCATCAAACATGATATCACCCAGCCTGTCACTAGGTGGCGCAGGTTCTGCTACGAATGGTACACGAACAAATGTCCCGCCTGTCATTGGCGGAGTCATGCTGCCGACCACAAACGACAAGATAGATCCATTTTTCAGCAACATCCGCCAAAACCAAGaccttgttgatggtgttggccaGATGGATGTTGGGGTTCCGACAGGGCTTGATAAGAATAGGCTACCGCGCTGGCTCCAGGAGGCCATCGAGATCAGCGACCATGGTAAGCGGGTATCGGACAAGTTTCTGCGGATCGAGCTTACAGAGCAGTCCCGCATGAAGCTTGCCTATGCTGCCTTTGCGAGCTCGAAAAATCACGGTCCCCGGACCGAGACCCAGGTGCGGTTGTCTGGGGTTGAACAGGGTGGAAAGAACCGGTACAAGGATATCTTGCCGTTTGAACACGCACGTGTGAAGCTTCAGGGCCGCCCAGAGGGAGCATGCGATTATGTAAATGCCAGCCACATCCAGGCCAAGCGGAGTTACAAGCGTTATATCGCCAGCCAAGGACCCCTGCCGGCGACGTTTGAG GACTTTTGGTCGGTGGTCTGGGACAATGATGTACGCGTCATCGTCATGTTGACTGCCGAATCGGAAGGGGGTCAACTCAAGTGCCACCCCTATTGGAAAGGCAGGGACTTCGGTCCTGTCCGGCTTCGTCTGCTGTCCGAAAAAAAGATATCGTTGGATATTGACAAGCATCGGGCCGGATCGACCGCCGCGAACGATGAATCTGCTCCAACCCAGTCGAACGACCACGCCTCCACCATCCCTGAAGGAGGCCGTCGACGTGCCCATACCACAACCACGCCGAACTCCAAGACACCGGGATCCCAATATGGCACCACCCAGGCGGCCGAAACTCCTTTCGTCACGATCCGAAAGTTCGCTCTAAGCCATGCAATGGAACCCTTCGCCCCCATTCGAGAGATTACCCATCTCCACTACACTTCATGGCCTGACTTTGGTGCACCAGCCCAACCAAGCCATTTGCTCGCGCTGGTGGAATTAGCGAATGTCATGCAACGCGCCGCCCTCCCCAACGACCCTACAGTGACGACGTCACAGGCGCAACCTCGTCATGACAGCGGCAGCTACTTTGACCCGTCCCCCCCACTCCGACCAGACAGCCTGAGCACCACTGTTCAGCGTACCTCCTATGACGCGCCTGAGCCTGTCGAGAAAAGTCGTCCCATGCTAGTTCACTGCTCGGCCGGGTGTGGCCGAACAGGAGCCTTTTGTACGGTGGACAGCGTAATCGACATGCTCaagcggcagcggcagcagcaacaacagcactcTGTGGCCGCGCAGGCGTCATCCTCGACTGTTCACCGGTGCAGTTCTAACAAACGGACATCCCAAGACGGCtgggacgatgatgacgacgacggtaGAGGTAAGCGTCTCGCACTCCAGCAAGACCGAGACACAAGGGTGGATCCAGAGGGAGATGTGACAATGGCCATGGATGAAGGCTTTGTCGTTCTCCCACGCCAAACGGCAGCACCGTCGCCTTTCACATCCCAAGCAAACGGGTTCCCCGGGTTCAGTGGTGGCGGGGAGAGCATAGACACGGCCTGGCTGGAGGACGACAGCGTTGATCTTATTGCCCGGACAGTAGAGGACTTTAGAGGGCAGAGATTGAGCATGGTGCAGAGCTTGAGGCAGTTTGTGCTGTGCTACGAGACAGTGCTGGAGTGGAtctggagggtggaggaaggtggtggcgCAGGGGGGGGTCTGCTTGGTCGAGCGAGAGGAAGGAGTGGCAGTTTGGCTTTTTGA
- the LET1 gene encoding 26S protease regulatory subunit 8 (COG:O; EggNog:ENOG503NV58): MALDNYYHHKIESMQLEILKGQAVLRRLEAQRNDYNSRVRLLREELGLLQQPGSYVGEVVKVMGTKKVLVKVHPEGKYVVDIADSVDITKLTPGKRVTLLSDSYKLEKMLPSSVDPLVSLMMVEKVPDSTYDMIGGLDQQIKEIKEVIELGLKHPELFESLGIAQPKGVLLYGPPGTGKTLLARAVAHHTDCKFIRVSGSELVQKYIGEGSRMVRELFIMAREHAPSIIFMDEIDSIGSSRVEGSSGGDSEVQRTMLELLNQLDGFEPTKNIKVIMATNRLDILDPALLRPGRIDRKIEFPPPSVEARADILRIHSRKMNLTRGINLTKIAEKMNGCSGAELKGVCTEAGMYALRERRVHVTQEDFELATAKILNKHDDKEVSLAKLWR, from the exons ATGGCGCTCGACAACTACTACCACCACAAGATTGAGTCGATGCAACTCGAGATCCTCAAGGGTCAAGCCGTTCTCCGTCGTCTCGAAGCCCAGCGCAATGACTACAATTCCCGGGTACGCCTGCTCAGAGAAGAGCTTGGTCTGCTACAACAACCGGGCTCGTACGTGGGCGAGGTCGTCAAGGTGATGGGCACCAAGAAGGTTCTGGTCAAGGTGCATCCCGAGGGCAAATACG TTGTTGACATTGCCGACTCGGTCGACATCACTAAACTCACACCTGGCAAGCGCGTAACCTTGCTGTCCGACTCCTACAAGCTCGAGAAGATGCTTCCTTCCTCGGTCGATCCCCTCGTATCTCTAATGATGGTCGAAAAGGTTCCCGATAGCACCTACGACATGATCGGCGGTCTCGACCAACAAATCAAGGAAATCAAGGAGGTCATCGAGCTCGGGCTCAAACATCCAGAGCTCTTTGAGTCTCTCGGCATTGCCCAACCAAAGGGTGTCCTCCTCTACGGCCCCCCTGGAACGGGAAAGACTCTTTTGGCTCGCGCGGTGGCCCATCACACAGACTGCAAGTTTATCCGTGTCTCCGGCTCTGAACTGGTTCAAAAGTACATTGGTGAGGGTTCGCGCATGGTCCGAGAGCTTTTCATCATGGCCCGTGAGCACGctccctccatcatcttTATGGACGAAATCGACTCCATCGGCTCTTCCCGTGTCGAAGGGTCCTCGGGTGGCGACTCGGAAGTCCAGCGCACCATGTTGGAGCTCCTCAACCAGCTCGACGGTTTCGAGCCAACCAAGAACATCAAGGTGATTATGGCAACGAACCGTCTCGATATCCTAGACCCAGCCCTCCTGCGCCCGGGGCGCATCGACCGAAAGATCGAGTTCCCGCCCCCGAGCGTGGAAGCCAGAGCCGATATTCTGCGAATCCACAGCCGCAAAATGAACCTGACACGCGGGATCAACCTGACCAAGATTGCCGAGAAGATGAATGGCTGTTCGGGGGCCGAGTTGAAGGGCGTGTGTACCGAGGCGGGCATGTATGCCCTTCGCGAGAGGCGTGTGCATGTCACGCAGGAGGACTTTGAGCTGGCGACGGCCAAGATTCTGAACAAGCACGACGACAAGGAGGTGTCTTTGGCCAAGTTGTGGCGTTAA
- a CDS encoding hypothetical protein (COG:P; EggNog:ENOG503NV4R; BUSCO:EOG09260KWP), whose amino-acid sequence MDSSPQKDDASATDQSPTDTRRPSRYESITGQDDRMDESFQSTDTVRRKPEDSTMQSPNLASGAFTDPGQSSRTTSVTVRSPLLGPRTRPRKPAMPRRTSTTAQAPHRGGVYSVDDGIAEVEADAVERQHSYATSVRRRTHAPPSLSRVHSRDEDGPSEWPEEQHEQGSTVPGVDNGEQRLDEQVSDETPAEDDGEISDAESFTLKDRQQAINQTHPFGIRLWKPALYKKDRSVQKNAEADVHSSPGGHVSSWLLFFDIIWTLAFGWWMALFAFVGAVICFCFAAAPSGREYGRVLWGLAGYLFYPFGKFVRLEQQEAYLEEDLGEGRSISEYEQWQSGDLEYGRLFFGPDSNRSIIGRSRRSLDSEPDETESLLSRGRGRGSNSDLPRMKRRLFGRGQWNIGRVVFFLFFYFLITPSLFIVSAICWFLVFWIPMGKVTMLLFSHLRRHPLALSFESDMASARAPAGLQSSILVCTYRAVGLKYWKYTIDGTNIFLINLLAVVGFVVVDWLVLHQALGVHNFFTSSAFLFISGLLSIIPLAYFIGQAVASISAQSSMGLGAAINAFFSTIVEVFLYCVALRQGKAQLVEGSIVGSIFAGILFLPGLSMCCGAIKRKTQRFNSRSAGVTSTMLLFAVIAAFGPTLFYQIYGTHELTCQDCTNFDHPNRGGGVLRDCRRCYFSQTPAINDRFYLQAVRPYCYLAAGMLFLSYAIGLWFTLRTHAAVIWNTDVDEKKHEDQPTAHSTTRPSHTMSVGDASGADIRDSHLYKRILGQSLRQVGHIPKLDEQSRNSSTLSAGKPNGTPHVVPPKSTSYGTETLGTNMNIPGFSDAENNNLVHQVAEIAATAATVAARNVQRPRQMSHHASTVSATGHGSASGSRSGASRPTTVSIGEDLGESGPGSGGHGGHDAPNWSRLKSSVILMGATVLYAIVAEILVDTVDVVLENFEIDEKFLGITLFALVPNTTEFLNAISFAMNGNIALSMEIGSAYALQVCLLQIPALVLFSALYPPVGVPMEDVAKFTFSLLFPQWDMVTVILCVFLLSYMYGEGKSNYFKGSILLLSYLVVIIGFYFSGYGTSFESPQSTVSRFDTMGSDGQWMSYKYKTVGRSTSGVAF is encoded by the exons ATGGATTCTAGCCCACAGAAAGATGACGCCTCGGCGACCGACCAATCCCCAACAGACACCCGCCGCCCATCACGGTACGAGTCCATCACCGGTCAAGACGATCGCATGGATGAGAGCTTCCAGTCGACGGATACTGTGCGGAGAAAGCCAGAAG ACTCAACCATGCAAAGCCCGAACCTGGCCAGCGGCGCATTTACAGACCCGGGCCAGTCCAGTCGAACCACATCAGTCACCGTACGCTCGCCATTGCTAGGCCCGCGAACACGCCCACGAAAACCCGCCATGCCGCGTCGTACATCGACGACAGCCCAGGCACCGCACCGAGGAGGTGTGTACTCGGTTGACGACGGTATCGCCGAGGTCGAGGCGGATGCTGTCGAGCGCCAGCACAGCTATGCCACCTCTGTTCGGAGACGCACCCATGCTCCACCGTCGCTCTCGCGAGTCCATTCCAGGGACGAGGATGGCCCCAGCGAATGGCCCGAAGAACAGCACGAACAAGGCAGCACGGTGCCGGGGGTCGACAACGGTGAGCAGCGTTTGGACGAGCAGGTTTCGGACGAGACTCCGGCCGAGGATGACGGCGAAATCAGCGACGCCGAAAGCTTCACCCTCAAGGACCGCCAACAAGCGATTAACCAAACCCATCCGTTTGGCATCAGGCTATGGAAACCAGCTCTGTACAAGAAGGATCGTTCGGTGCAAAAGAACGCCGAGGCAGACGTGCATTCGTCGCCGGGTGGGCACGTTAGCAGCTGGCTACTGTTCTTCGACATCATATGGACCCTCGCCtttggttggtggatggCTCTGTTCGCCTTTGTCGGCGCCGtcatctgcttctgctttgctgctgcccccaGCGGCCGGGAGTACGGCCGTGTCTTATGGGGTCTGGCAGGGTATTTGTTTTACCCCTTTGGCAAGTTTGTGCGTctggagcagcaggaggctTACCTGGAGGAAGACTTGGGCGAAGGCAGGAGCATCAGCGAGTATGAGCAATGGCAAAGCGGCGACCTCGAGTATGGCCGGCTCTTCTTTGGCCCGGACAGCAACCGCTCCATCATTGGCCGATCCCGCAGGAGTCTTGATTCGGAACCGGACGAGACGGAGAGCCTTTTGTCGAGGGGCCGTGGGCGAGGTTCGAATTCTGATCTGCCACGGATGAAGCGACGCTTGTTTGGCCGTGGTCAGTGGAACATCGGTCgtgtcgtcttcttccttttcttttacttcctGATCACGCCCTCTCTGTTCATCGTGTCGGCTATCTGCtggtttttggtgttttggatTCCCATGGGCAAGGTCACAATGCTCTTGTTTTCGCATCTCCGCCGCCATCCACTAGCACTGTCCTTCGAGTCCGATATGGCCTCTGCCAGAGCACCGGCTGGTCTCCAGTCTTCGATTCTGGTCTGCACCTATCGAGCTGTCGGCCTCAAATATTGGAAATACACGATTGACGGAACGAACATCTTTCTGATCAACCTCTTGGCCGTGGTCGGTTTTGTCGTTGTGGACTGGCTTGTGTTACATCAGGCCCTGGGCGTCCacaacttcttcacctcGTCGGCCTTCTTGTTCATTTCCGGCCTGCTGTCCATCATTCCCCTTGCCTACTTTATTGGCCAGGCTGTCGCATCCATCTCGGCCCAGTCCTCCATGGGTCTTGGTGCTGCCATcaacgccttcttctccaccattGTCGAGGTCTTTCTCTACTGCGTGGCTCTGCGCCAGGGCAAAGCTCAGCTCGTAGAAGGCAGCATTGTTGGCAGCATCTTTGCCGGCATCCTATTCCTCCCCGGTCTTTCCATGTGCTGCGGAGCCATCAAGCGCAAAACCCAGCGCTTCAACTCGAGATCGGCCGGCGTGACATCGACCATGCTCCTCTTTGCCGTCATCGCCGCGTTTGGCCCGACTCTGTTTTACCAAATCTACGGAACCCACGAACTGACCTGCCAGGACTGCACCAACTTTGACCACCCTAACCGGGGCGGCGGTGTTCTTCGGGACTGCCGCCGTTGTTACTTTTCGCAGACGCCTGCTATTAATGATCGTTTCTATCTCCAGGCGGTGCGTCCCTACTGCTACCTTGCCGCGGGCATGTTATTCTTGTCATACGCTATTGGCCTATGGTTTACACTCCGCACGCACGCCGCCGTCATCTGGAACACTGACgtggacgagaagaagcacGAGGATCAGCCCACTGCCCATAGCACAACCAGGCCATCACACACCATGTCTGTCGGCGACGCCAGCGGTGCCGACATTCGCGACTCCCATTTGTACAAGCGCATTCTCGGTCAATCCCTGCGTCAGGTCGGGCATATCCCCAAGCTGGATGAGCAGTCTCGCAACAGCTCAACCTTGTCGGCAGGCAAGCCCAATGGAACTCCGCATGTCGTCCCTCCCAAATCCACCAGCTACGGAACGGAAACGCTGGGGACTAACATGAATATCCCGGGATTCAGTGATGCCGAGAATAACAACCTCGTCCATCAGGTGGCAGAGATTGCCGCCACCGCGGCAACAGTGGCGGCGAGAAATGTGCAGAGGCCCCGACAGATGTCTCATCATGCCTCTACCGTTTCGGCCACTGGTCATGGATCTGCTTCTGGAAGCcgttcgggcgcctctcgTCCCACTACAGTCTCGATTGGCGAGGATCTTGGGGAGTCTGGCCCGGGATCGGGTGGCCACGGCGGTCATGACGCGCCCAATTGGAGCCGTCTGAAGAGTTCCGTCATTTTGATGGGTGCCACGGTTCTCTACGCCATTGTTGCCGAGATCTTGGTCGACACAGTGGATGTTGTTCTGGAAAATTTTGAGATTGACGAAAAGTTCCTCGGGATCACGCTTTTTGCCCTTGTGCCCAACACCACTGAGTTCCTGAACGCCATTTCGTTTGCCATGAACGGCAACATTGCCCTGTCCATGGAGATTGGTTCCGCCTACGCCCTCCAGGTCTGCCTCCTGCAGATTCCGGCACTCGTCTTGTTTTCAGCCCTCTATCCTCCCGTCGGCGTTCCCATGGAGGATGTCGCCAAGTTCACCTTCAGTCTGCTTTTCCCGCAGTGGGACATGGTGACGGTGATCCTGTGcgtcttcttgctcagtTACATGTACGGCGAAGGAAAGAGCAATTACTTCAAGGGCAGCATCCTGTTGCTCAGCTATCTGGTGGTGATCATCGGCTTCTACTTTAGCGGCTATGGAACTAGTTTTGAGAGCCCGCAGAGCACTGTCAGTCGATTCGACACAATGGGTAGTGACGGTCAGTGGATGAGCTACAAGTACAAGACGGTCGGAAGGAGTACGTCTGGTGTGGCTTTTTGA